In one window of Erythrolamprus reginae isolate rEryReg1 chromosome 1, rEryReg1.hap1, whole genome shotgun sequence DNA:
- the LOC139167782 gene encoding A-kinase anchor protein 4-like — protein MAHEIDWINSKAQVCNINSYKSKQMKEDAEHKMICFVNVANLNMKNENLGPNATNNNVNDPAGELDLRNLEEKEVIVIKDNEPRKNLTADGAVCLFKPGSLEDFNIVNWLNNDLQKYAFGFKHGLTPFRNAQKLKLFDKGSQNNNNTGSGGSVVEQGNSEDLAYYANKLCSLVVEMTRKEIKDRWENTRKYLCQNLNSRKPSAGESKPPAEDEGKEQEAQYSDRTRRPEQQEGTSVNKGLMLYANQVASDMMLSFLKTMSVQKGRHPPAACIVLKEVLVNHAKEIVSDLIDSSMKNLHNITGALMKDSDFICGMKKNLFSVGSQKSTEVLEAIVRRLFKLLAGDDKSRAQSLAFTTYKLAQGMQGNQRTQGMQFASLKSECHGQGRERMGQAGRPPASGSRGVDRQSADVYGKEILLTALMQIQQHLLEKTKKARLRENHGTTSYPHHDATFDRCNEKSLKRPSKSYDGRMDCDGLRDRGNVLLSVIQKILQEIGFNQDDLCMDRNRY, from the coding sequence ATGGCTCACGAAATTGATTGGATCAACAGTAAGGCTCAAGTGTGCAACATTAACTCCTATAAATCCAAACAAATGAAAGAGGACGCCGAACATAAAATGATCTGCTTCGTTAACGTCGCCAACCTGAACATGAAAAATGAGAACTTGGGCCCCAACGCTACCAATAACAATGTCAACGACCCCGCTGGCGAACTCGACTTACGAAATCTGGAGGAGAAGGAGGTCATTGTAATCAAGGACAACGAACCAAGGAAAAACCTGACTGCCGACGGAGCGGTCTGCCTTTTCAAGCCAGGTTCCTTGGAAGATTTCAACATTGTCAACTGGCTCAACAACGATCTCCAGAAATATGCCTTCGGATTTAAACATGGACTGACTCCTTTCAGGAATGCTCAGAAACTGAAGTTGTTTGATAAGGGTtctcagaacaacaacaacactggttCTGGGGGTTCAGTGGTTGAACAAGGAAATTCAGAGGATCTTGCTTACTACGCCAATAAGCTCTGTTCCTTAGTAGTTGAGATGACACGTAAAGAGATCAAGGATAGATGGGAGAATACTAGAAAGTACCTATGCCAAAACCTGAATTCAAGGAAACCTAGTGCAGGAGAAAGCAAGCCGCCTGCTGAAGACGAAGGCAAGGAGCAAGAAGCGCAGTATTCAGACCGAACAAGAAGGCCAGAACAACAAGAGGGCACTTCGGTCAATAAAGGCTTGATGTTATATGCAAACCAAGTGGCTTCGGACATGATGCTCTCGTTCCTGAAGACCATGAGTGTCCAGAAGGGAAGACACCCTCCGGCAGCGTGCATTGTTTTAAAAGAGGTCCTTGTGAACCACGCCAAGGAAATCGTCTCGGACTTGATAGACTCCTCCATGAAGAATTTGCACAACATCACGGGGGCCCTCATGAAAGACTCGGATTTTATTTGCGGGATGAAGAAGAACCTCTTCAGCGTCGGGAGCCAAAAGTCCACCGAGGTTTTGGAAGCTATCGTGAGACGCTTGTTCAAGCTCCTCGCTGGAGACGACAAATCCCGGGCGCAAAGTTTAGCTTTCACCACATATAAATTAGCACAAGGCATGCAGGGCAACCAAAGAACTCAAGGCATGCAGTTTGCCTCCCTGAAGAGTGAGTGCCACGGccaggggagggaaaggatgggTCAAGCCGGGAGACCTCCTGCGTCAGGAAGCCGGGGAGTAGACAGGCAATCCGCGGATGTGTATGGGAAAGAGATCCTTTTAACAGCCTTAATGCAGATACAGCAGCACTTGTTGGAGAAAACCAAAAAAGCCAGACTCCGGGAAAACCATGGCACCACCTCCTATCCTCACCATGACGCCACCTTTGACAGATGTAATGAGAAAAGCCTGAAGCGCCCCTCCAAGTCTTACGACGGCAGAATGGACTGCGATGGCCTCCGAGACAGAGGCAATGTTCTACTGTCTGTGATCCAGAAGATCCTCCAAGAGATTGGCTTCAATCAAGACGACCTCTGCATGGACAGGAACAGATACTAG